In Flavobacterium endoglycinae, one DNA window encodes the following:
- a CDS encoding leucine-rich repeat domain-containing protein, with amino-acid sequence MDKKLLFGLLWFFSSLSLFAGNTLNIPIPDSEYQALVDFYKAAGESNWNNKWNTRENNLHEVAWYGVTVENGHVTGIDLSGTSNISGTIPASFGNLKYLKTLSLYGGSYGKDFSAADLGSLSGLEALETLDMRYCKVKGAIPASWSKLKKLKTLYLSNNAITALPAEFGQMESLVTVDLSQNQIQVLIKELENLTALRSLSLSNNKISTIVGLLGNQVSLDLYYQNISLANIVYKGIDLKIDNLPNIVYYNKASSDFSIKRQLSLYVRGSQIGSYITVAQDGSVTIPASYLSSIKNGDEVYLYLQYDGNAATAHYSNVYFTNIKVNQAVVSNVEYQALVDFYNAMGGANWNNKWDTNENNLHEGAWTGLSIENGHVTGLDLTYTSGVTGSIPASFGNLKYLKNLSLYGYYNKNLSSTDLNVYSELQSLETLDLRSSNTTGAIPSSWSKLKKLKSVNLGNNAITALPETIGEMESLVSFDASSNQIKSIPASIGNLANLTTLNLSYNQIEAVIKELENIATLKTLNLSTNRISNVAALLSNQVNLDLYTQSVNVEGLVYTGADVVILSLPSIVNYNRNQNDFSARRQFAVYVGGNQIGSNITMAADGSITVPAAYLSTLKTGDQFFLYLQYDSGSGNISYDSRVYFVNVKVDQPKIPDAEYQALVDFNNAMGGANWNNKWDVSTNNLHEGAWYGVSIENGHITGLDLTYTSSVSGAIPASFGNLKYLKNLSLYGYYGKNLSTTDLNVFSNLDALERLDLRSTSISGTIPSSWNKLKKLKTVYLSNNSITTLPDTMGEMESLVFFEATSNQITALPVSIGNLTKLETLNLAYNKIETLIKELENIPTLKTVGLSSNRVSKIEGLLNTQINLDLNSQNINIDNILYEGTDVKVENLPNMLSYNRNKNDFSSLRKFNLVLRGNQVATDLVMAADNSITIPASLLSSLKTGDELYLYQQYDGVYGNSYDSRVFFTNIKINLPQIPDEEYQALVDFYTVMNGANWNNKWDVSTNNLHEGGWYGISIENGHITGLDLNNNYNVSGVIPASIGDLKYLKNLSLYGGNYSKDLSTTDLGVLSELESLEFLDLRYTKIKGALPESWGKLKKLKTVYLDSNAITALPEAFGGMESLVTANLSYNQIKAIPVSAGNLTSLVTLNMYNNQVEVLIKDLAKITTLRTLNLSYNKVSDIKGLLSNQVSLEITSQNISVENFLYEGVDVKVSNLPNSMLYNRALNDFSAQRPFRLFINGNQVGNTLRVAGDGTITIPADYLASLRTGDELYLYQDYDNAGQSSYDSRVYFTNVKVDQPKVSDIEYQALVDFYNAMNGASWNNKWNVSTNNLHEGAWYGVSIQNGHVTGLNLNNNYNVSGAIPASFGNLKYLKNLSLYGGNYSKDLSTTDLNVISGLEALEVLDLRYTKLKGKITSSWSKLQSLKTLYLNNNNIEDADEALVHLPLLKTVDFSYQTITIPTIEVGANELVINLPVMSTFLFNANGGVINNKNYFTLYINGVNKTSNYSNAEGKLVFKDIALYGIKLTDQIRIVQNDGTAQQTSINYTQVVFGKPLTDEEFEILKKIYNSTNGAQWTQKWDISQNKLHEVSWYGVGTKEGHVVSLSLAANNLSGTLPAELSNLTYLETLNLQSNAIEGSLPADLGKLTNLKTLNVQSNKFSGTIPILYGISGLKKFSISGNLYKGTIPGHLNEFENIEQIDLSNNGFDSLEKPFTYNTANVYVNLRGQVIAKDEYLYLKGDEINVDIPAIASYNDAAQDYSGKYQFELQANNFKISEATAVDNAITFPNISVSSIPAGAKITIWQKNGTSQGTYLQFKGIADGSETPLIAAEYNALVAFFQSAGGTGWKEPWDISSNNLHEKKWKGVTTNDGHVVSINLPDNNLTGNISSELGKFTELQNLNLTRNKLTGSIPESVSKITKLKTVDLSENALTGIDAAFAVSVNFKIDRQKINLGELPLTLNAVLKDNKINRYDHTNSLFNTSQSYNMTLKEYFQTVTVSGEGLKLTSIFSEWNVPNNQTLELRQIAGAARNSVLTYTITYREGDSNLDGIVNILDIQSSLNYMLGQKPNFFNFGAANINKDQNLNVLDIIALINKIQSGTLEKPANTKRPTLESSSDVVLSIEDDVLYIDNQSASASSFDIRLKDVSKSEIKELLSDIGFTASVGERNGEVSIVGFSMNNSLFGKQAVAKVSSKTNIVSALLSNQQAQELSYTITQKNLGVDDNDPAAKITSLLNYPNPFTDTTVIKYYLPENASKAVLKVFDSQGRLVRTQSNLETSEGNHELSFKRNEMASGVYIYTIETQLSSGLVTFKGKMLIQ; translated from the coding sequence ATGGATAAAAAACTACTTTTTGGATTGCTATGGTTTTTTAGCAGTCTTTCTCTTTTTGCCGGCAATACTCTAAATATTCCCATTCCGGATTCAGAATATCAGGCTTTAGTAGATTTTTACAAAGCTGCGGGTGAATCAAACTGGAATAACAAATGGAATACCAGAGAAAATAACCTGCACGAAGTAGCGTGGTACGGAGTAACGGTCGAAAACGGACACGTTACTGGTATTGATCTTTCTGGAACGAGTAATATTTCTGGTACAATTCCAGCTTCTTTCGGGAATTTAAAATACCTTAAAACACTTTCTCTTTATGGCGGAAGTTATGGAAAAGATTTCAGTGCCGCAGATCTGGGTTCGCTTTCTGGATTAGAAGCTTTGGAAACTTTAGATATGAGATATTGCAAGGTGAAAGGAGCAATTCCTGCATCGTGGTCCAAGTTAAAAAAGCTGAAAACACTTTATTTAAGCAACAATGCTATTACAGCACTTCCGGCAGAATTTGGACAAATGGAAAGTCTTGTTACTGTAGATTTATCACAAAATCAGATACAAGTTCTTATCAAAGAACTTGAAAACTTAACGGCTTTACGATCGCTAAGTTTATCCAATAACAAGATTTCGACTATTGTGGGTTTGCTGGGAAATCAGGTAAGTCTTGATTTGTATTATCAAAACATCAGCCTGGCAAACATTGTGTATAAAGGAATTGATTTAAAGATAGACAATTTGCCTAATATCGTCTATTACAATAAAGCAAGCAGTGATTTTTCGATTAAAAGACAGCTTTCTCTTTACGTAAGAGGTTCTCAAATTGGAAGTTATATTACAGTTGCTCAGGATGGCAGTGTTACGATTCCTGCATCTTATTTGTCAAGTATAAAAAATGGAGATGAGGTGTATTTGTACCTTCAATATGACGGAAATGCTGCGACTGCGCATTACAGCAACGTTTATTTTACCAATATAAAAGTAAATCAGGCCGTAGTTTCAAATGTTGAATATCAGGCTTTGGTTGATTTTTACAACGCTATGGGCGGGGCAAACTGGAACAATAAATGGGACACAAACGAAAATAATCTTCACGAAGGAGCTTGGACAGGTTTAAGCATCGAAAACGGACACGTAACTGGTTTGGATCTTACATACACAAGTGGCGTAACGGGTTCTATTCCGGCTTCTTTCGGGAATTTGAAATATCTTAAAAATCTTTCACTTTACGGATATTACAATAAAAACTTAAGTAGTACTGATTTAAATGTGTACTCAGAACTGCAGTCTCTTGAAACTTTAGATTTGAGATCAAGCAATACAACAGGAGCCATTCCGTCTTCTTGGAGTAAATTAAAAAAACTAAAATCAGTTAATCTAGGAAACAACGCAATTACAGCTTTGCCAGAAACGATTGGTGAAATGGAAAGTCTCGTTTCTTTCGATGCCTCTTCAAATCAAATTAAAAGTATTCCAGCTTCAATTGGTAATCTGGCGAATCTAACCACTTTAAATTTATCGTATAACCAGATCGAAGCAGTAATAAAAGAACTGGAAAATATTGCAACGTTAAAAACTTTGAATCTTTCAACTAACCGAATATCAAATGTTGCAGCTTTGCTTAGTAATCAGGTGAACCTTGATTTGTACACGCAAAGTGTTAACGTTGAAGGTTTGGTTTATACCGGAGCCGATGTTGTGATTCTGTCGTTACCATCGATAGTAAATTACAACCGAAACCAAAATGATTTTTCTGCCAGAAGACAATTTGCCGTTTATGTAGGCGGAAATCAAATAGGAAGCAATATTACAATGGCAGCCGACGGAAGTATTACCGTTCCTGCGGCCTATCTTTCGACTTTAAAAACAGGAGATCAGTTTTTCTTGTATTTACAGTATGACTCAGGATCAGGAAATATTTCATACGATTCGAGAGTATATTTTGTAAATGTAAAAGTAGATCAGCCAAAAATCCCAGATGCAGAATATCAAGCTTTAGTAGATTTCAACAATGCCATGGGAGGGGCAAACTGGAATAATAAATGGGATGTTTCGACTAATAATTTACACGAAGGTGCTTGGTATGGTGTAAGTATCGAAAACGGTCACATTACCGGATTAGACCTTACCTATACAAGCAGTGTTTCGGGAGCAATTCCGGCTTCTTTCGGGAATTTAAAATACCTTAAAAATCTTTCGCTTTACGGATATTATGGTAAAAATTTAAGCACAACAGATTTAAATGTATTTTCAAATTTAGATGCTTTAGAAAGATTAGACTTAAGATCGACTAGTATTTCAGGAACGATTCCGTCTTCATGGAATAAATTGAAAAAATTAAAAACAGTTTATTTAAGCAACAACAGTATTACCACTTTGCCAGATACTATGGGCGAAATGGAATCTTTGGTATTTTTTGAAGCTACTTCAAACCAAATTACAGCACTGCCGGTATCAATAGGAAATCTGACGAAATTAGAAACTTTAAATCTGGCTTATAATAAAATTGAAACCCTGATTAAAGAACTTGAAAATATACCAACTTTAAAAACAGTTGGACTTTCAAGCAACCGAGTTTCTAAAATCGAAGGACTTTTGAACACTCAGATAAATCTGGATTTAAATTCTCAAAATATAAATATTGATAACATACTTTATGAAGGTACCGATGTAAAAGTCGAAAACCTGCCCAATATGCTTTCGTATAATCGAAACAAAAATGATTTCTCTTCTCTAAGAAAGTTCAATTTGGTTTTAAGAGGAAACCAGGTCGCAACTGATTTGGTAATGGCAGCAGACAATAGTATTACTATTCCAGCATCATTACTTTCTTCATTAAAAACAGGAGACGAATTGTATTTGTATCAGCAATATGACGGTGTATATGGAAATTCATACGATTCGAGAGTATTTTTTACCAATATCAAAATCAATCTTCCACAGATTCCTGACGAAGAATATCAGGCTTTAGTTGATTTTTACACCGTAATGAATGGTGCCAACTGGAATAATAAATGGGATGTTTCGACCAATAATTTACACGAAGGCGGCTGGTACGGAATCAGTATCGAGAACGGCCACATTACCGGACTTGACCTGAATAATAATTACAATGTTTCGGGAGTGATTCCAGCATCGATTGGTGATTTAAAATACTTGAAAAACCTTTCGCTTTATGGCGGAAATTATTCAAAAGATTTAAGCACAACAGATTTAGGCGTTCTTTCTGAATTGGAATCACTTGAATTTTTAGATTTAAGATACACCAAAATAAAAGGAGCACTTCCAGAATCTTGGGGAAAACTTAAAAAGCTGAAAACAGTATATCTGGATTCGAATGCTATTACAGCTCTTCCAGAAGCTTTTGGCGGGATGGAGAGTTTAGTAACCGCAAACTTATCGTACAACCAGATCAAAGCCATTCCAGTTTCTGCCGGAAATCTAACTTCTCTGGTAACTTTAAATATGTACAACAATCAAGTTGAAGTTTTAATTAAAGATTTAGCAAAAATAACCACTTTAAGAACTCTAAACCTTTCGTACAATAAAGTTTCAGATATTAAAGGATTATTGTCGAATCAGGTTTCATTAGAAATAACCTCTCAAAACATCAGTGTAGAAAACTTTTTATACGAAGGTGTAGATGTAAAAGTAAGCAACCTTCCAAATTCAATGCTTTACAACAGAGCATTAAATGATTTTTCGGCACAAAGACCGTTTCGATTATTTATTAATGGAAATCAAGTAGGAAACACACTTAGAGTAGCAGGCGACGGAACGATTACCATTCCAGCAGATTATCTGGCTTCTTTGCGAACCGGAGATGAATTGTATTTGTATCAAGATTATGATAATGCAGGACAATCATCGTACGATTCAAGAGTGTATTTTACCAATGTAAAAGTAGATCAGCCAAAAGTTTCAGATATTGAATATCAGGCTTTAGTTGATTTTTACAACGCCATGAACGGAGCCAGCTGGAACAACAAATGGAATGTTTCGACTAATAATTTGCACGAAGGCGCTTGGTACGGAGTAAGTATCCAAAACGGACACGTAACAGGATTGAACCTGAATAACAATTACAATGTTTCGGGAGCAATTCCGGCATCTTTTGGCAATTTAAAATATTTGAAAAACCTTTCACTTTATGGCGGAAATTATTCAAAAGATTTAAGCACAACAGATTTAAACGTTATTTCTGGATTAGAAGCTCTTGAAGTGCTTGATTTAAGATATACGAAATTAAAAGGCAAAATAACCTCTTCATGGAGTAAACTTCAATCGTTAAAAACACTATATCTGAATAATAACAACATTGAAGATGCTGATGAAGCGTTGGTACATTTACCACTTTTAAAAACGGTTGATTTTTCATATCAAACGATTACCATTCCAACTATCGAAGTGGGAGCAAACGAATTGGTTATCAACCTTCCGGTAATGTCGACTTTCCTATTTAATGCAAATGGTGGCGTTATCAATAACAAAAACTATTTTACACTTTACATCAATGGTGTAAACAAAACGTCGAATTATTCAAACGCCGAAGGAAAATTAGTATTCAAGGATATTGCTTTGTACGGAATTAAATTGACGGATCAAATTAGAATTGTTCAGAATGATGGAACGGCTCAGCAAACTTCAATTAATTACACGCAAGTTGTTTTTGGAAAACCGTTAACTGACGAAGAATTCGAAATTTTGAAGAAAATCTACAACAGCACAAACGGAGCACAGTGGACTCAGAAATGGGATATTTCGCAAAACAAACTCCATGAAGTTAGCTGGTATGGAGTTGGAACAAAAGAAGGACACGTAGTTTCGTTAAGTCTTGCTGCCAATAATTTATCTGGAACACTTCCAGCTGAATTATCAAACCTGACATATTTGGAAACTTTAAATCTTCAATCAAACGCTATTGAAGGATCGCTTCCAGCAGATTTAGGAAAACTGACGAATTTGAAAACATTAAACGTTCAGTCCAATAAATTCAGCGGTACCATTCCGATTTTATATGGCATTTCTGGTTTGAAAAAATTCTCTATTTCTGGAAACTTATACAAAGGAACGATTCCGGGACATTTAAATGAATTTGAAAACATCGAGCAGATTGATTTATCAAACAACGGTTTTGATTCATTAGAAAAACCATTTACCTATAATACAGCCAACGTGTATGTAAACTTAAGAGGTCAAGTAATTGCAAAAGATGAATATTTATATTTAAAAGGCGACGAAATAAATGTCGATATTCCGGCTATTGCTTCTTATAATGATGCAGCACAGGATTACAGCGGTAAATACCAGTTTGAATTACAGGCAAACAATTTTAAAATTTCTGAAGCAACAGCAGTTGACAATGCGATAACATTTCCAAATATTTCTGTTTCAAGCATTCCAGCAGGAGCAAAAATTACGATTTGGCAGAAAAACGGAACATCGCAAGGAACTTATTTACAATTTAAAGGAATTGCTGATGGTTCTGAAACACCATTAATTGCTGCAGAATATAACGCTTTAGTGGCTTTCTTTCAAAGTGCAGGAGGAACTGGATGGAAAGAACCTTGGGACATTTCATCAAACAATCTGCATGAGAAAAAATGGAAAGGTGTTACAACAAATGACGGACATGTTGTTTCAATCAACCTTCCAGATAATAATTTAACTGGAAACATTTCTTCAGAATTAGGAAAGTTTACGGAATTGCAAAACCTAAATTTAACCCGCAACAAATTAACGGGATCAATTCCTGAAAGTGTTTCGAAAATTACAAAACTTAAAACAGTTGATCTTTCAGAAAATGCATTAACAGGAATCGATGCTGCTTTTGCAGTTTCAGTAAACTTTAAAATTGATCGTCAGAAAATCAATTTAGGAGAATTGCCTTTGACACTAAATGCCGTTTTAAAAGACAATAAAATCAATCGTTACGATCATACCAATTCGCTGTTCAATACCTCTCAGTCGTACAATATGACGCTGAAAGAGTATTTCCAAACCGTAACCGTTTCTGGAGAAGGTCTAAAACTAACGAGTATTTTCAGCGAATGGAATGTGCCAAACAACCAAACATTAGAATTGAGACAAATTGCTGGTGCAGCCAGAAACAGCGTTTTAACATACACCATTACGTATAGAGAAGGAGATTCTAATTTAGACGGAATTGTAAACATTCTGGATATTCAGTCATCATTGAACTATATGTTAGGTCAGAAACCAAACTTTTTCAACTTTGGTGCGGCCAACATCAATAAAGATCAAAACCTGAATGTACTGGATATTATCGCTTTGATTAATAAAATTCAGTCGGGAACACTTGAAAAACCAGCCAATACAAAACGTCCAACATTAGAAAGTTCTTCAGATGTTGTATTGAGTATTGAAGATGATGTATTGTATATCGACAATCAGTCAGCTTCGGCATCAAGTTTTGATATTCGTTTAAAAGACGTTAGCAAATCAGAGATTAAAGAATTGCTTTCAGATATTGGTTTTACAGCTTCAGTTGGAGAGCGTAACGGAGAAGTGAGTATCGTTGGATTCTCAATGAATAATTCGCTTTTTGGAAAACAAGCTGTTGCCAAAGTGTCTTCGAAAACAAATATTGTTTCGGCTTTACTTTCAAATCAGCAAGCTCAAGAATTAAGTTATACCATAACGCAGAAAAACTTAGGAGTTGACGATAATGATCCAGCAGCGAAAATAACATCTCTTTTAAATTATCCAAATCCATTTACAGACACTACGGTAATCAAATATTATTTACCAGAAAATGCATCAAAAGCAGTCTTAAAAGTTTTTGATTCTCAGGGAAGATTAGTCCGCACACAATCGAATCTTGAAACGTCTGAAGGAAACCATGAACTTTCCTTCAAACGAAACGAAATGGCATCTGGGGTATATATCTACACGATAGAAACCCAGCTTTCATCAGGGCTTGTGACTTTTAAAGGAAAAATGTTAATACAATAA